One window of the Salvia splendens isolate huo1 chromosome 1, SspV2, whole genome shotgun sequence genome contains the following:
- the LOC121767712 gene encoding uncharacterized protein LOC121767712: MVLLKQNPPIFDGIGEPAKAETWICALERIITVLMCNAEERMTCVTYGSADIWWDTKMKTTPRDQVGRMTWENFKEKIYIKYVPTSYRKAKAAEFYYLTQGRMSVTEYDRTLCDMTRYAPEQVDTDEKLADKFREGLRHEIKMALASHGRLTYAEELALALDVEATMPKERAM; encoded by the coding sequence ATGGTTTTGCTAAAGCAAAATCCTCCTATCTTCGATGGGATAGGAGAGCCAGCAAAGGCCGAGACTTGGATATGCGCTTTGGAGCGTATTATCACAGTTCTAATGTGCAACGCTGAGGAACGAATGACTTGTGTGACCTATGGGTCAGCCGATATCtggtgggataccaagatgaagACTACGCCACGAGATCAAGTGGGTAGAATGACTTGGGAGAACTTTAAGGAGAAGATATATATCAAGTACGTACCAACGAGCTACCGAAAAGCAAAGGCGGCTGAGTTTTACTACTTAACCCAAGGGCGCATGTCGGTGACTGAATATGATCGAACACTCTGCGATATGACTCGGTATGCACCTGAACAAGTTGACACCGACGAGAAGCTAGCCGATAAGTTCCGTGAGGGTCTAAGGCATGAGATAAAGATGGCACTAGCTAGTCATGGGAGACTTACATACGCGGAAGAGTTGGCCCTCGCACTAGATGTTGAGGCaactatgcccaaggagagggcgaTGTGA